The Bacillota bacterium genome segment CAGTATAATGTTAAATTTACCCTGAACAATCTTTACTACCGGGCCCAGGAATTGGACGTAAATGTTGCAGTATTTGGCCATACCCACATGGCAGCGATTGAACAGGAGACAGGGATTACACTGTTTAACCCTGGCAGTCTTTACCAACCCCGGGGCAATGATATCTACAGCTATGGTATTATTCACGTCGATAATGGCAAAATTAATTGTGAACTGAAAGAAGTTGATCCAGCTGTTTACTATGCAATAAGCGGTTTGTTTGCAAAAATGTTTTTTTGACAAAAACCGCAATTTGTTTATAATATATTAATGCGAGCGGGTATAGCTCAGTGGTAGAGCTCCAGCTTCCCAAGCTGGCTATGTGGGTTCGATTCCCATTACCCGCTCCAAATCATCTTGACAAAGTGGCAGCTGGCATGTTATATTGCTTCTTGTCCGCTGCTTTTGCACGCCTGTAGCTCAGGGGACAGA includes the following:
- a CDS encoding metallophosphoesterase; amino-acid sequence: MQGVGTIKIIVFSDTHRSRPVLKHTRKILQTEKPDLLLHAGDNYQDFLWLKNASDIPGHGVCGNCDYDVSDCKNELIFEYQNVKFLLCHGHQYNVKFTLNNLYYRAQELDVNVAVFGHTHMAAIEQETGITLFNPGSLYQPRGNDIYSYGIIHVDNGKINCELKEVDPAVYYAISGLFAKMFF